The Acomys russatus chromosome 18, mAcoRus1.1, whole genome shotgun sequence genome includes a region encoding these proteins:
- the C18H8orf58 gene encoding uncharacterized protein C8orf58 homolog has translation MLSRRRVFAVERLGGRDGAFEDLAQGCVVPGVTCTYRRIPDKTHGCSLDFREGQSEPSDLEGQAPLLKLASQDSGMEMVVGDGPLATLSGLSQDSLNLEPTGSPELPSAQLDRLLARQKLEQVLERSREFPSLSGRRRRSLQLLSKPVGGVPIFAGEQESTEADTELQAGAEETKVVGDVEPGAWSCLPGQGLRYLEHLCLVLEQMARLQQLYLQLQTQRPSRDPEEEELAPARSSLHTSDNRVQGHREEPSQTNDSGAEAAPLPEVGALAANPPRLPEALLEPTHVLPPSQGHKQDLSYWNKVKVLLSRVRWRSPQLPEPPAPLESSGPRMEFRDVSERPQCHSHRKTFIPSLVVKKPRTKNLSV, from the exons ATGCTGAGCCGGCGCCGCGTCTTTGCGGTGGAGCGACTTGGCGGCCGGG ATGGGGCCTTTGAGGACCTGGCACAAGGCTGTGTGGTACCAGGAGTCACCTGCACCTACAGACGGATACCAGACAAAACTCATGGGTGTTCACTGGACTTCAGGGAGGGGCAGAGTGAGCCTAGTGATCTGGAGGGACAGGCGCCACTTCTGAAATTGGCTTCCCAGGACTCAGGCATGGAGATGGTGGTTGGGGACGGCCCCTTGGCTACCTTATCAGGACTTTCTCAAGATTCTCTGAACCTTGAGCCCACAGGGAGCCCCGAGCTGCCTTCTGCCCAGCTAGACAGGCTGCTGGCCAGACAGAAGCTGGAGCAGGTGTTGGAGAGGTCTCGAGAATTTCCCAGCTTATCAGGAAGGCGGCGCCGATCCCTGCAGCTGCTGAGCAAGCCTGTAGGTGGAGTACCCATCTTTGCAGGAGAACAGGAGTCCACTGAGGCAGACACGGAGCTACAGGCTGGTGCGGAAGAAACAAAGGTG GTGGGTGAtgtggagcctggagcctggagttGCCTTCCAGGGCAGGGTTTGCGTTACCTGGAACACCTGTGTCTTGTGCTGGAGCAGATGGCAAGGCTCCAGCAGCTGTACTTGCAGCTGCAGACCCAGAGACCCTCTAGG GATCCCGAGGAGGAAGAATTGGCTCCAGCTCGTTCCTCTTTACATACTTCAGACAATAGGGTGCAGGGGCATCGAGAGGAACCAAGCCAGACAAATGACTCAG GTGCAGAGGCAGCTCCACTCCCAGAGGTGggggcacttgctgccaacccTCCCAGGCTGCCAGAGGCCTTGCTGGAACCAACCCATGTCCTTCCACCCTCCCAGGGACACAAG CAGGATCTTTCTTACTGGAACAAGGTTAAAGTTCTGCTCAGTCGGGTCCGTTGGAGGAGCCCCCAACTTCCTGAGCCTCCTGCTCCTCTTGAGAGTTCTGGACCCAG GATGGAGTTCAGGGACGTTTCTGAAAGGCCCCAGTGCCACTCCCACCGGAAGACCTTTATTCCCTCCTTGGTGGTTAAGAAGCCACGAACAAAAAATCTTTCTGTATGA